A single region of the Cyanobacteria bacterium FACHB-DQ100 genome encodes:
- a CDS encoding phage tail protein — MPAPQFPVNTLRYDPYKNFKFRVKWDGRYVAGISKVGALKRTTESVEHREGGDPSMARKSPGRTKYDPITLERGVTHDKDFEQWANMAWNYGSGLGTEVSLKDFRKDIIIELMNEAGQVAIAYKVFRCWVSEFTALPQLDANANAIAIQSIQLQNEGWERDYSVTEPTEPERLIEPT; from the coding sequence ATGCCTGCCCCTCAATTTCCTGTGAATACTCTTCGGTACGATCCCTATAAAAACTTTAAGTTCCGCGTGAAGTGGGATGGTCGGTATGTTGCTGGCATCAGTAAAGTCGGTGCTCTGAAACGCACAACAGAATCGGTTGAACATCGTGAAGGGGGCGATCCGAGTATGGCGCGGAAATCTCCTGGCCGCACGAAGTATGATCCGATTACGTTAGAGCGAGGTGTGACCCACGACAAAGATTTTGAACAGTGGGCGAACATGGCATGGAACTATGGTTCTGGGCTAGGAACAGAAGTCTCGCTAAAAGACTTTCGTAAAGACATCATCATCGAATTGATGAATGAAGCGGGTCAAGTCGCGATCGCTTATAAAGTTTTCCGCTGTTGGGTGTCAGAATTCACGGCGCTGCCGCAGTTGGATGCGAACGCCAACGCGATCGCGATTCAAAGCATTCAGCTCCAGAACGAAGGCTGGGAACGAGATTATAGCGTGACTGAGCCAACGGAACCAGAACGATTGATTGAACCCACCTAA